Proteins from a genomic interval of Colletotrichum higginsianum IMI 349063 chromosome 6, whole genome shotgun sequence:
- a CDS encoding Peptidase s41 family protein, which produces MKSVLALASAALAAAHTSTTQSPCAVVASQLAISSTAEIPAINAFNCLNSVPVDTEGNSELIDELKQLWQFHSEIVWLKNPGSDWEYGPLDIMDELDKIKANLESYESEYAVQLAIQNLTVRTGNFHFNYQPDILSVFIFRRRFNVASISSDGKALPKLYFDNDVAALADGDDGVFDIQSINGMKPYDFLQANLYSQYINSDGRMNNMFAKGDTNRPGAFARQDKYDGNSTDVVWSNSKQESFSNYAITRQNFKGVVDGKTFFETFCTGAISGAKSSTSADKDKEVISPGILGPVPTIPTGSYYLSSRTKKRQSIPSGGAYASAVAESKTGTVAGYFLTDSGFSDVAVLKIISFSNPDEDKFDETLFNNDFQATIQSFLKKCIAQNKQKLIIDLRENGGGNTNLLIDAFMQLFPDMDPFSGQRYRATDVFNKIGDVVNEVYTNSDLATKFQTTTGQSIVTGFNFRYWAWWHFRNAEGDNFDSWDEFNGPHTYNNDKFTTTFRYNYSSADRVSVLPDGFNFVNGSRPTAFQPSNVVMFTDALCGSSCASFHEELKNIAGVKAVTVGGRPENKPIETVAGTKGGEVIPLIRFSQYAKLTLQFSTTAGLSSIQSNNATLSAVANVPNIAIRVGDSFTRAQSQDQIRKGDETATPLQYIYEAADCRIFYTAKSYADPVEAWKQAWSAYSDNSKCVEGSTGDKSSISGGYKPYGSAQVQPEDEPLAYVPTSGENAARSTQIGSLGIALFAVLFAVLM; this is translated from the exons ATGAAGAGCGTGCTCGCTCTCGCATCGGCggcgctcgccgccgcgcacACCTCCACAACACAATCCCCCTGTGCGGTTGTCGCGTCCCAACTTGCAATCTCTTCGACTGCGGAGATACCAGCCATTAACGCGTTCAATTGCCTCAATTCTGTTCCTGTCGACACCGAAGGAAACTCGGAGctcatcgacgagctcaagcAACTATGGCAATTTCATTCAGAAATAGTCTGGCTGAAGAACCCTGGGAGCGACTGGGAATATGGTCCTCTGGACATCATGGACGAGTTGGACAAGATCAAGGCCAATCTGGAATCATATGAGAGCGAGTATGCTGTTCAGCTGGCGATCCAAAACCTTACAGTCCGCACTGGCAACTTCCACTTCAACTACCAGCCTGATATCCTCTCAGTCTTCATCTTCCGAAGAAGATTCAACGTTGCCTCCATCTCCTCTGACGGCAAAGCACTCCCCAAGCTCTATTTTGATAACGACGTTGCAGCCCTTgccgacggtgacgatggcGTTTTCGACATTCAGTCGATCAATGGCATGAAACCCTACGATTTCCTCCAGGCCAACCTTTACTCACAGTACATCAATTCGGATGGTCGAATGAACAACATGTTTGCCAAGGGTGATACCAACCGCCCTGGTGCGTTTGCCCGTCAAGACAAGTACGACGGCAACAGTACCGACGTTGTCTGGTCCAATTCTAAACAGGAATCCTTCTCCAACTATGCGATCACTAGACAGAATTTTAAGGGCGTCGTTGATGGAAAGACTTTCTTCGAGACTTTCTGCACTGGAGCGATCTCAGGCGCCAAGTCTAGCACCTCGGCCGACAAGGACAAAGAAGTCATTTCCCCTGGTATTCTCGGTCCTGTGCCTACCATTCCCACTGGCTCCTACTATCTAAGCTCCCGGACCAAGAAACGTCAGAGCATCCCCTCTGGTGGTGCTTACGCAAGCGCTGTCGCCGAGTCCAAGACCGGTACCGTCGCCGGTTACTTCTTGACAGACAGCGGTTTCAGTGATGTCGCTGTCCTCAAGATCATTTCCTTCAGCAAccccgacgaggacaagTTTGACGAGACTCTCTTCAACAACGACTTCCAAGCCACGATCCAGTCTTTCCTCAAAAAGTGCATTGCCCAGAACAAGCAGAAGCTGATCATCGACCTCCGCGAGAACGGCGGAGGCAACACTAACCTTTTGATCGATGCTTTCATGCAGCTCTTCCCCGACATGGATCCATTCTCCGGACAGCGATACAGGGCTACGGATGTCTTCAATAAAATCGGAGATGTTGTCAACGAAGTTTACACCAATTCCGATCTAGCCACTAAGTTTCAAACTACAACTGGCCAAAGCATTGTGACCGGTTTTAACTTCCGGTACTGGGCCTGGTGGCACTTCCGTAATGCTGAGGGCGACAACTTTGATAGCTGGGATGAATTCAACGGACCTCACACCTACAACAATGACAAAttcaccaccaccttccGTTACAAT TACTCCAGCGCGGACCGCGTCTCGGTTCTTCCTGATGGCTTCAACTTCGTCAATGGCTCACGACCAACTGCCTTCCAACCTTCCAATGTTGTCATGTTCACAGACGCACTCTGTGGTTCATCATGTGCCTCGTTCCACGAGGAACTCAAGAACATTGCTGGTGTCAAGGCTGTCACTGTCGGTGGACGACCCGAGAACAAGCCCATCGAAACCGTTGCTGGTACTAAGGGCGGAGAAGTCATCCCTCTCATCCGCTTTTCTCAATACGCCAAGCTCACCCTACAATTCTCCACTACTGCTGGTCTCAGTTCCATCCAGAGCAACAATGCAACCCTCTCTGCGGTTGCCAATGTTCCTAATATTGCCATCCGTGTTGGCGACTCCTTCACTCGAGCACAGTCCCAGGATCAGATTCGCAAGGGTGACGAGACTGCCACTCCTCTGCAATACATCTATGAAGCCGCCGACTGCCGTATCTTCTACACCGCCAAGTCCTACGCTGACCCTGTCGAGGCCTGGAAGCAGGCCTGGTCCGCATACTCAGACAACAGCAAGTGTGTCGAGGGCTCTACTGGCGATAAGAGCAGTATCAGTGGTGGATACAAGCCATACGGTTCTGCTCAGGTCCAACCTGAGGATGAGCCACTAGCTTATGTACCGACATCCGGGGAGAATGCTGCCAGGTCTACCCAGATAGGGTCCCTAGGCATAGCGCTTTTTGCTGTCTTGTTTGCAGTCTTGATGTAA